A section of the Entelurus aequoreus isolate RoL-2023_Sb linkage group LG21, RoL_Eaeq_v1.1, whole genome shotgun sequence genome encodes:
- the purg gene encoding purine-rich element-binding protein gamma has translation MADGCCRGLDRVRGKIASDSLPRAAYAPQCPQPGAQQQGNDIQELASKRVDIQKKRFYLDVKQSVRGRFLKIAEVWIGRGRHDNIRKSKLTLSMSMAPALRYSLGDFIDYYARIGLRGGLLDEHGSNGQGRRRAQEPASSPVGSVASDDQVHRVLKSEFIERDNRKYFLDLKENQRGRFLRIRQTVSKGHGTMGYYGQGIEQTIVLPAQGLIEFRDALSQLIEDYGDGDDDDGGGDERGRATTGSHDSTPELPEAASFRVDNKRFYFDVGSNRFGVFLKVSEVRQPYRNTITVPLKAWARFGENFIRYEEEMRRMFTCNKEKRTEARQDSEEHGD, from the coding sequence ATGGCCGATGGATGTTGCAGGGGATTGGATCGAGTCCGGGGTAAGATTGCGTCAGACTCCCTGCCTCGAGCGGCGTACGCTCCGCAATGCCCGCAGCCCGGTGCCCAGCAGCAGGGTAACGACATCCAGGAGCTCGCCTCCAAGCGAGTCGACATCCAGAAGAAACGCTTCTACCTGGACGTCAAGCAGAGCGTTCGCGGGCGCTTCCTCAAAATAGCCGAGGTGTGGATCGGCCGAGGCCGCCACGACAACATCCGGAAGAGCAAGCTCACACTGTCGATGTCGATGGCTCCGGCGCTCCGCTACAGCCTGGGGGACTTCATCGACTATTACGCCCGTATCGGACTGCGGGGGGGCCTCCTCGACGAGCACGGAAGCAACGGGCAGGGCCGAAGGAGAGCGCAGGAGCCCGCGTCGTCCCCCGTCGGCTCCGTGGCGTCGGACGATCAAGTCCACCGCGTCCTTAAGAGCGAATTCATCGAAAGGGACAATCGGAAGTACTTCCTGGACCTCAAAGAGAACCAGAGGGGCAGGTTCCTGCGCATCCGGCAGACGGTCAGCAAAGGGCACGGCACCATGGGCTACTACGGCCAGGGCATCGAACAGACCATCGTCCTTCCCGCGCAGGGCTTGATCGAGTTCCGGGACGCGCTCTCGCAGCTGATCGAGGACTACGGCGACGGCGACGACGACGACGGCGGCGGCGACGAGCGCGGCCGAGCGACGACCGGAAGCCACGACTCTACCCCGGAGCTTCCGGAGGCCGCGTCCTTCCGAGTGGACAACAAGCGGTTTTATTTCGACGTCGGTTCCAACCGCTTCGGCGTCTTTTTGAAAGTCAGCGAAGTGCGGCAGCCCTACAGGAACACCATCACGGTGCCGTTAAAAGCCTGGGCGAGATTCGGGGAGAATTTCATCCGGTACGAGGAGGAAATGCGACGAATGTTCACTTGTAACAAAGAGAAGAGGACAGAGGCTCGGCAGGACAGCGAGGAACATGGAGACTGA
- the LOC133638651 gene encoding uncharacterized protein K02A2.6-like, protein MEKLSPPSPMLLNANLADNWKRFKQRFNIYLAASGAGADNEKLKAHILLHVIGEDALDIYNSFQLDEANLTLEQLMTKFEEYFVPRQNVTFERYKFFTHDQKQGVPFDQYMAELHTLSKTCEFDTLRDSLVRDRIVCGTMDNALRERLLRETGLTLDKCVSMCRAAETTRAQAKELRRGETTVHAIHKEQWKNKMCTKQKDQKDKSMEFKCGKCGGSHKPKYCPAYGKTCNNCGRSNHYAKCCKAASRKKVHTVEEDDDKEEFIVNVVQACTIEKEEWIVPITVNQTTIPFKLDTGAHVNLLSLEDYKTLTVKSKIHPVKTKVSGYTGERVPVKGGCIATFKHKGRQMRAQLLIVDMSVQPILGLSACTKLNLVKRVFVVTSQETTNAQDTLMEEYKDCFQGLGCLPGLHKICVDKNVFPVVHPCRKVPFALREKLKDELARMEKLGVIKRIDEPTEWVSSLVVVQKKTGALRICLDPRDLNKAIRREHFKLPTREEIMAQFAGAKWFSKLDASSGFWQMKLGEESSRLCTFNTPEGRYRFLRLPYGILSAPEVYHKTIHMIFEHIPGVETMMDDIIVWGSTRKEHDERLRQVLDKTREVNLKLNKEKCEFGVKSLTFVGDVVSEEGVKPDPRKTSAINNMERPTNKDEVRRFLGMVTYLAKFVPQLSTQSAPLRSLLEQKNEWIWSHEQEQCFLKLKETLTQEPVLKFYDPEKSTRISADASQYGLGAVLLQQHEEQWLPVAYASRALTSAETRYAQIEKELLASLYACERFHQYVYGQMFQVETDHKPLVSIMNKPLNDCPVRIQRMLIRLQKYDVHMIYTQGKYMYTADTLSRAVDKRELADSDNSTEIQAYVDMVVTSLPVTADRTEQIRKETIADETMKELKSTVQNGWPDNKKDCPLKIQDYWNCRAELTVVDDIVLKGSKFVIPYSLRKQMLEKIHEGHLGEVKCKRRAREVMFWPRINQDISQTTASCGVCRTYRQKQQAEPLMTHPVPHRPYYKVGTDLFDFDGRSYVVVTDYFSNYPEIGALQSTTSKAVVSYLKTVFARHGVPCELFSDNGPQFSSCEFAAFAKEWGFQHSTSSPTYPKSNGLAECSVKTVKNLLKKSQDKDDFQKSLLIYRSAPLQNGLSPAQMLMGRRIRSNLPVNEDLLTPKGAHKIRHTKEVQKAKQKQLHDRTAKHLPMLRPGDVVRLRDISTGTWRQKGQVEEEVSPRSYRIQMENGPTLRRNRTDLQLQLTEGNIAAQEKDSAGPAELADTEPDLADQGLTAASASPAVERLSNSRPKRHVQPPKRLIETC, encoded by the coding sequence ATGGAAAAGCTAAGtccacctagcccaatgctactaAATGCTAATCTTGCCGATAACTGGAAGCGTTTTAAGCAaagatttaatatatatttagcaGCAAGCGGAGCAGGAGCTGATAATGAAAAGCTGAAAGCTCACATTCTTTTGCATGTTATTGGAGAAGATGCTTTGGATATATATAATAGCTTTCAGCTGGATGAAGCTAATTTGACTCTGGAACAGCtaatgacaaagtttgaagaatacTTTGTGCCTCGTCAAAACGTGACATTTGAGAGGTATAAGTTTTTCACACATGACCAAAAGCAAGGAGTACCTTTTGATCAGTACATGGCAGAGCTTCACACGCTAAGCAAAACATGTGAATTTGACACTCTGAGAGACTCATTAGTGAGAGATAGAATTGTTTGTGGTACAATGGATAATGCACTGAGAGAAAGACTGCTTCGAGAAACTGGGCTTACGTTAGATAAGTGTGTCAGTATGTGTAGAGCAGCTGAGACCACCAGAGCTCAAGCAAAAGAGCTACGGAGAGGTGAAACAACAGTGCATGCCATACATAAAGAACaatggaaaaataaaatgtgtaccaAACAAAAGGATCAAAAAGACAAATCCATGGAATTTAAATGTGGTAAATGTGGAGGCAGCCACAAGCCGAAATATTGTCCTGCATATGGAAAAACATGTAACAACTGTGGAAGGAGCAATCACTATGCAAAGTGTTGCAAAGCAGCTTCAAGAAAGAAAGTTCACACAGTTGAAGAAGATGATGATAAGGAGGAGTTTATTGTCAATGTGGTGCAAGCATGCACAATTGAAAAAGAAGAATGGATTGTTCCAATTACAGTGAATCAGACAACAATACCATTCAAGTTAGATACAGGTGCTCACGTAAACCTGCTATCTTTGGAAGATTACAAAACACTGACTGTAAAGAGCAAAATCCATCCAGTAAAAACCAAAGTAAGTGGATACACTGGAGAACGAGTTCCTGTTAAAGGAGGATGTATTGCAACTTTTAAACACAAGGGTCGACAAATGAGAGCACAGCTACTGATCGTGGATATGAGTGTACAACCAATCCTGGGACTCAGTGCATGCACCAAGCTCAATCTTGTCAAAAGAGTGTTTGTGGTGACATCTCAAGAAACTACAAATGCTCAGGACACACTCATGGAAGAGTATAAGGACTGCTTTCAAGGACTTGGATGTCTACCTGGACTACATAAAATATGTGTagataaaaatgtgtttcctgtTGTGCACCCATGCAGGAAAGTCCCATTTGCTCTGCGTGAAAAACTGAAAGATGAACTAGCGCGAATGGAAAAGTTGGGAGTCATTAAAAGAATAGATGAGCCAACTGAATGGGTCAGCTCGCTGGTTGTTGTGCAAAAGAAAACAGGTGCCCTAAGAATATGCTTGGATCCAAGAGACCTAAATAAAGCAATCAGAAGAGAGCATTTCAAGTTACCAACCAGGGAAGAGATCATGGCACAATTTGCTGGAGCAAAATGGTTCAGCAAATTAGATGCTTCATCAGGTTTCTGGCAGATGAAGCTTGGCGAGGAGAGTTCAAGACTGTGCACATTTAACACCCCGGAGGGCAGGTACAGGTTTCTTCGTCTACCATACGGCATCTTGTCAGCGCCTGAAGTATATCATAAGACCATTCACATGATTTTTGAGCACATACCCGGAGTTGAGACAATGATGGATGATATCATAGTGTGGGGCTCAACCCGAAAAGAACACGACGAAAGACTGAGACAAGTGCTAGACAAGACAAGGGAGGTGAACCTGAAACTTAACAAAGAAAAATGTGAGTTTGGAGTGAAGTCACTTACCTTTGTGGGAGATGTTGTGAGTGAAGAGGGCGTGAAGCCAGACCCGAGAAAAACTTCAGCAATCAACAACATGGAAAGGCCAACCAACAAAGATGAGGTCAGACGTTTCCTGGGGATGGTCACCTATCTTGCCAAGTTTGTCCCACAACTGTCAACACAGTCAGCACCTCTCAGGAGTCTTCTTGAACAAAAGAATGAATGGATATGGTCCCACGAGCAAGAACAATGTTTTCTGAAACTGAAAGAGACTCTTACACAGGAGCCCGTGTTAAAGTTTTATGACCCCGAGAAGAGCACCAGGATCTCGGCAGATGCATCGCAGTACGGCCTGGGAGCAGTGCTACTGCAGCAACATGAAGAGCAGTGGCTACCTGTCGCCTATGCTTCCAGAGCACTGACAAGTGCAGAGACCAGGTATGCTCAAATTGAAAAAGAACTGTTAGCAAGTTTGTATGCATGTGAGCGTTTCCATCAATATGTATATGGACAGATGTTTCAAGTGGAAACCGATCATAAACCGTTGGTGTCTATCATGAACAAACCGTTGAATGATTGTCCAGTACGAATACAGCGCATGCTAATTCGACTGCAAAAATATGACGTGCACATGATATATACACAAGGAAAATATATGTACACAGCCGACACATTGTCTAGAGCAGTGGACAAGAGAGAACTTGCAGACAGTGATAATAGCACAGAGATACAGGCATATGTAGATATGGTAGTGACATCTTTGCCGGTGACTGCAGACAGAACAGAACAAATACGGAAAGAGACTATTGCTGATGAAACTATGAAAGAACTCAAGAGCACAGTACAGAATGGATGGCCTGACAACAAAAAGGATTGCCCCTTGAAAATACAAGACTACTGGAATTGTAGAGCTGAGCTTACAGTGGTGGATGACATAGTGCTAAAAGGGAGCAAATTTGTTATTCCGTACTCACTGCGCAAACAGATGCTCGAAAAGATACACGAAGGCCACCTCGGTGAAGTCAAGTGTAAAAGGAGGGCTAGAGAAGTAATGTTCTGGCCAAGGATCAATCAGGATATTAGCCAAACAACAGCGTCATGTGGAGTTTGCCGAACTTACAGGCAAAAACAACAAGCGGAGCCACTGATGACTCATCCAGTGCCCCACAGACCTTACTACAAAGTAGGAACGGATCTATTTGACTTTGATGGAAGGAGCTACGTGGTAGTCACAGACTACTTTTCAAACTATCCGGAAATTGGAGCGTTGCAGTCAACAACGAGCAAAGCAGTTGTCAGTTATTTAAAGACTGTTTTTGCCAGACATGGTGTTCCATGCGAACTGTTTTCCGACAATGGTCCCCAGTTTTCTAGCTGTGAGTTTGCTGCCTTTGCCAAGGAATGGGGGTTTCAACACTCCACATCAAGTCCAACTTATCCAAAGTCCAACGGCTTGGCAGAATGCTctgtaaaaacagtaaaaaacctGTTAAAAAAATCACAGGACAAAGATGACTTTCAGAAAAGTTTACTGATCTACCGTAGTGCACCTCTACAAAATGGACTGTCACCCGCCCAAATGCTGATGGGTAGGCGCATTCGCTCCAACCTACCAGTCAACGAGGATTTGCTGACACCCAAAGGCGCACACAAAATCAGACACACTAAGGAAGTACAAAAAGCGAAGCAAAAACAGCTGCATGATAGAACGGCAAAACACCTGCCTATGCTGAGGCCAGGAGACGTCGTGCGTCTCAGAGACATTTCTACAGGCACCTGGAGACAAAAAGGACAGGTGGAAGAGGAAGTTTCTCCACGTTCGTATAGGATCCAGATGGAAAATGGACCGACTCTGAGAAGGAACCGCACGGATCTTCAACTACAGCTGACTGAAGGCAACATTGCAGCTCAGGAGAaggactcagctggacctgcagaacttgctgacacggagcctgaccttgctgaccaaggactgacagcagcgtccgcgtcacctgctgttgagagactgtcTAACTCTAGACCGAAGAGACATGTTCAGCCACCAAAGAGGCTGATTGAGACTTGTTAA